The region TAATAGGTGAAACATGTCGCCTGCGGGAGGATGGAGGCAGTGATATGTTGGTAGGTGATACCATTCTCCTACCGGAAGAAGAATATGGAGAAGCATGAGCCCCATTAGTAGATGTCTCTGTACAGCTAGATTGAACATGAGCCTCTGAAACCTAACTTTTCTTCCTCCACACTGATGCATGTTCTGCAATCCTCTCGTGCCTCAGTTTATCGGCTCTATCAGCATTAATGTCTGTAAGTAAACCAGACAATTAGTACAAGCAACCATAcagtgaaaaagaaaaaaaacaagaCTGATAatttacggagatgcatctccggttACTAGGGAACTAAACATTGAAATTTTTTGGATATGCATCTCCATAATTTTCTTCAACTCTTCAGGTCCTTCAATGGCGAAAATACAGACATACAAACCCCAAAAATAATGGTTTGGTCGTTATTTTCAACCAACTAACATGTTTTACAATATGTATAAACTACCATTCATGCAATTTCTACTCATTTCTTACCTAAATCATCATTTTCTACTCATTtacacaaaaactcaaaaaacttATCAAAACATCAAAAACTTATAAATTTTGACTTTACTTTAGTGTTGGATGATGTCTTTGATGTACTTGATGTTGATTGAAGAATCTTTGAGCTTGATTGAAGAATCTTCCAAAATTGAGAGTTTTAGAAAGTTTTTAGTTTTTTTAGAAATGGGAAAGGAGAAGGGTTCTGTCGCAATTTAAGCTTCAataccattcggagatgcatctctgaaatatgttggaagatgcatctccaaaatatTTTAATGTTAAGTCATGATTCTATGTACTAAGTGTGCGTACGAATATGCATCTTCAAAATCTGAGGGCATTTTAGTATTTTTCACGTGGTGCCTTAGTAATATATAAAGTGCATTAAGAAATTCTCTTTTGAAATATGTTTAATATTATTTTGGTTTAATATATTGAATTTGAATCAAGGAATgtaacaaaatttaagtttaatgttattaaattcaaaattatgTTGATATAAAAAGTCTTATTCTATTTATTCAAAATTTTATGAAATTCTAGTGTTAAATAACATGTTACAAAGACACTTTAATCATATTTTGGTTAATTGTTTTGATTTTATCACTTAACTAACTAtaaaatttcaatttaatctCGTATTTAAATGGTTTTAAGAgattaaaatataatatttattaaataatagACAAAAGTGAAATCTTATATTAAATTAAGAGATTTCGTGATTAATTAGACCTATAAAAAATATAATTACAAAGAGAATCAGCTctaatatttgtatttaataaatattattATCTCCGTTTTTAATATAAGATTCCTTAGAGAAAATGACAGATATTAAAAAAAGTTAGATGATAGAATAAATTTGTTGattatttatataatttttacAAATTTATCTTTAGAAGAGAGAAATTCATTTAATATTTATATAAGTATTTAATGTTAATTGTAGAAAAAGATGCAACTTTAGGAAGGATATATGagtaaaaaaattattaataCACTTTGAAATTTATAGAGAATCTTATTAAAAACGGAAAAGAAAAAATTAAAGATGTTATACTATTTAGGGACCAATGAACCCTAATATTTTATCCAATAAATATTATATTACATATTGTTATTGTGTTTATCGAACAAAATTCACATaattatatttataaataataCAAAGAAGGATCTTATATTTTCATTGTTTTATAAAATAAAAGCttttttattaaagattttgAAATCTAAATATCTATATTTTCAGAAATAGTGGCATGCATTTCATATAATTAGACTTTAAAATTAAAGATTAAGTATGTTTATAATTCTCTTAAATATctcaaattttatttttaaaattcatttaTTTTAGATTTTCTTTAAAAGTGTAATATAATTTTGtggaaaaaaaattataaatgaattttttcataaaaaatttaaataaaatttgatttaatagttatttttaaaatattaatttatatatttcttcattttattaaaaaaagatattaaaattaaaaaaaaatcatttaattttaaaactattttaaataattttttatagAATTTAATTTACACTATGAGATAATCATAACCACTAATTTATTTAAAAggtttgaattttattttaaatatttaaaaaataatacaGACAAATGATTGTGATGCATTGACCGTGTAAAACTTTTTATACTGACAATGTATAACAATTAgtcttttttttataaaaatcacttttaaaataaaattataatttcaattatattttaatcttcaaaaataatatatttatattatacACTATCAAAAATAATAACGGAGTTTTTCATTTTTCGAAATGCATACCCTCGTAAGCACACAATCAATTCGTGAAAACAAAACGTTACTATTCTAAATTTTATAAAAGTAGGGAGTTGAGCACATTGACCGTGCGAAAATTATTTTCCACCACGTACAAAACTTCAACTCCACAGTCACAGCCATACATAATAGCGCAATGGAAAAGAATAACAAACAAATTCTAAAATCTTCATTCCGACAATAATTTCCCAAATGCATTCACAATGGCTTTCAATAGAGCTAAAAGAGGGTTGGCTTCCTTTTTTGCAGAATTCTTCAATTTTCCATCCCATGATTCTCTGCAATTATAAAACCATTCAAGAAATAACCAATTCAATTTTACTTCATTAAACTAATTGGTAATTGTGATCAAAACATCAATATATATGCTTACAGATTGATCCTATCTACCGTTGTGTTGACTCTTCTCTGGGAATTGCCACCAAGTTGATCAAGTCTATATTTATCAGCTTTATGCAGGCTTTCTTCTGAAGGTTTTGAATCATCTTGAATGTTTTTCTGTCAAATTGCATTTAAAATGTTAAATGCCTCCCGCAACATGAAAAACTTAGTTATTGACAATTGTTTCAGATGCAAATAAATTGATGCAGTTGCTAAGGATCAAGAAAACACAACAAATTGACACATTCTCAGTAATATCCAATTTTCAAGAGCATCTCAACTACCGCACCACAATTTTCTAAGTAATGGCgataattttgaaaaataaaactAGGGATAAAAAGGCTAACCTTAGCTACATCTTCAACCTGACTTTGGTTATTGGTTTCAATAGCTTTCTGATGAGATACAGTGACTTGTTTGTTGTGGGTAGAATGATTTGCACTTTCCACATCATGCCTAGGGTTGGAGATTTCTTTCAAGATTTTGTTTCCAAGGGCATTCTCAAATTTCTCATCCAATAAAGTAGAATTATCTGTGGGCTCTATGCCTTTTAATTCAGAGTTCTTACCCTGTTCCAATTCCAACTTCTTTGTATCCCTTTCTAGGGAATTACCAGAGTCCTTCAACTCTTCAGAACCTTCTCTTCCACTGCTAGTCCTAGCAACAGATCTTAATGGAAATGTCTCTACTATCAAGTCTTTTGTCAGAACATTTACTTTAGCTGATGATGGCATTGTGGTAGCTGCCAACTCTTGTTCGACATCCAGTTTGGGTTCCGTGGGCTTATTCTCAGGTATAGTAGCTTCATTGGATTCCTTGTTTATTACATCTACCTTGCTACCATCTACGTCACGCCCTTGGTCAACGATCTTGAGCTCACCTCCGGTACAATCGTCATCAGAA is a window of Lathyrus oleraceus cultivar Zhongwan6 chromosome 6, CAAS_Psat_ZW6_1.0, whole genome shotgun sequence DNA encoding:
- the LOC127092921 gene encoding uncharacterized protein LOC127092921 isoform X7 — protein: MMHSVIKGGWRPTFALAKKNDSQERKTRIRLSKDKRKAMVESFIKKYQESNGGNFPPITVTHKEVGGSFYTVREIVREVIQENRVLGPAKFNLDEFSTDRFLEQNPLGSIASGPQPFLGESSNEVHPEHNKVPDTNDRLLSVSDNGHVISVDHVDVTNKETVEATVVSDEYYTGDEYPVVVNGHVIYDSQVDVTNNGSVEAAVVSDGYFTGAELEIVDKEHGVDSSKVDVTDKESVEAVVVSDDDCTVGELKIVDQGRDVDGSKVDVINKESNEATIPENKPTEPKLDVEQELAATTMPSSAKVNVLTKDLIVETFPLRSVARTSSGREGSEELKDSGNSLERDTKKLELEQGKNSELKGIEPTDNSTLLDEKFENALGNKILKEISNPRHDVESANHSTHNKQVTVSHQKAIETNNQSQVEDVAKKNIQDDSKPSEESLHKADKYRLDQLGGNSQRRVNTTVDRINLESWDGKLKNSAKKEANPLLALLKAIVNAFGKLLSE